A genome region from Wielerella bovis includes the following:
- a CDS encoding FKBP-type peptidyl-prolyl cis-trans isomerase, protein MKNSLLWFTTSTWLILSSTAYAQSHTDATLPPISLPITRIAAEHIPLQYTSSGLTYKVLKSGTGQRPRAHNEVEVRFVSYDTTGQVNDGTLNNVPVILPISAMFEGLREGLMLMPAGSVYELYIPAHLGYREEGQARSKAITYRIELLNILP, encoded by the coding sequence ATGAAAAACTCTTTATTATGGTTTACAACTTCGACATGGCTAATTTTAAGTAGCACGGCTTACGCTCAGTCTCATACTGATGCAACTTTGCCACCTATTTCTCTGCCTATCACACGCATTGCGGCAGAACATATCCCCTTGCAATACACCTCTTCGGGTCTAACATACAAAGTACTGAAAAGCGGAACAGGACAACGTCCTCGTGCTCACAATGAAGTAGAAGTGCGTTTTGTTTCCTACGATACCACAGGTCAAGTTAACGATGGCACATTGAATAATGTCCCCGTAATTTTACCTATTTCTGCCATGTTTGAGGGATTGCGCGAGGGCTTGATGTTGATGCCAGCAGGTAGCGTGTACGAATTGTACATTCCTGCCCATTTGGGTTATCGTGAGGAAGGGCAAGCGCGTTCCAAGGCGATAACTTATCGCATTGAATTATTAAATATTCTCCCTTAA
- a CDS encoding L-lactate dehydrogenase, whose product MANQSGKKIVVIGTGAVGISYAFAVLNQALCDELVLIDLNEKRVQAEARDMRHGILYAPSPMKVKNGNYSDCADADIVCICAGVAQKEGETRLDLIDRNLAVFKNVVSQVMQNGFNGIFLVATNPVDVLSYATWRFSGLPKERVIGSGTILDTARLCNCLGKAFDVSPCSVDAHMIGEHGDSVIAAWSTANIAGVPLKEALEKLGDGEARMAEFHESVRSAAYSIIEGKGATYYGIAMGLAGITQAILRNQQVVLTVSALLEGEYGEHDVYIGTPAVLNGTGIARVIAKPLDADEQAKFTHSANILREYQKKVADYL is encoded by the coding sequence ATGGCTAATCAATCAGGTAAAAAAATTGTCGTCATCGGCACAGGGGCGGTGGGAATCAGTTACGCGTTTGCGGTACTGAACCAAGCTTTGTGTGATGAGTTGGTACTTATTGATTTAAATGAAAAAAGAGTTCAGGCCGAAGCGCGTGATATGCGACATGGCATATTGTATGCACCATCGCCCATGAAAGTGAAAAACGGAAATTACAGCGATTGTGCTGATGCCGACATCGTATGTATTTGCGCGGGCGTGGCACAAAAAGAAGGCGAAACACGCTTGGATTTGATTGACCGCAATTTAGCTGTATTTAAAAATGTGGTTTCACAAGTGATGCAAAATGGTTTTAACGGCATTTTCTTGGTAGCAACCAATCCTGTAGATGTATTAAGCTATGCAACTTGGCGTTTTTCGGGTTTGCCAAAAGAGCGCGTGATTGGTTCAGGCACGATTTTGGATACGGCGCGTTTGTGTAATTGCTTGGGCAAAGCATTTGATGTATCGCCATGCAGCGTAGATGCACACATGATAGGCGAACATGGCGATAGCGTGATTGCAGCATGGAGTACAGCAAACATTGCAGGTGTGCCGCTTAAAGAAGCATTAGAAAAATTGGGCGATGGCGAAGCGCGTATGGCAGAATTCCATGAAAGTGTCCGCAGCGCAGCTTATTCTATTATTGAGGGCAAAGGTGCAACTTATTATGGCATCGCTATGGGTTTGGCAGGCATTACGCAGGCAATTTTGCGCAATCAACAGGTTGTTTTGACGGTATCGGCATTGTTGGAGGGCGAATATGGCGAGCATGATGTGTATATTGGCACACCAGCCGTATTGAACGGTACAGGTATTGCGCGTGTGATTGCAAAACCTTTGGACGCAGACGAGCAAGCTAAATTTACGCATTCCGCTAATATCTTGCGTGAATATCAGAAAAAAGTCGCGGATTATTTGTAA
- the aroQ gene encoding type II 3-dehydroquinate dehydratase, with protein sequence MNILVINGPNLNLLGLREPHIYGAETLSDVCTKLDTIAAESGVMLHHFQSNHEGAIVDKIYEARGKTDAIIINAGAYTHTSVAIRDALSGVAIPFVEVHISNVHARESFRHHSYLSDKAVGVIVGLGTYGYEAALRFCMRHIQQKAA encoded by the coding sequence ATGAATATCTTAGTCATCAACGGACCTAATCTCAATTTATTAGGTTTGCGCGAACCACATATTTATGGCGCAGAAACCTTATCTGACGTATGTACCAAATTGGACACCATTGCGGCAGAATCAGGCGTGATGCTGCATCATTTTCAAAGCAATCACGAAGGCGCGATTGTGGACAAAATCTACGAAGCGCGTGGCAAAACCGATGCAATTATCATCAATGCAGGCGCGTACACCCACACCAGCGTGGCGATTCGGGACGCGCTGTCGGGCGTGGCAATTCCATTTGTAGAAGTGCATATTTCCAATGTTCATGCGCGTGAATCGTTCCGCCATCATTCCTATTTGTCCGACAAAGCAGTGGGTGTGATTGTGGGATTGGGAACTTATGGTTATGAAGCGGCATTGCGTTTTTGTATGCGCCATATTCAGCAAAAGGCAGCCTGA
- the pyrH gene encoding UMP kinase, translated as MSQTKYKRVLLKLSGESLMGNDPFGINRETIMKIVGQVKEIVDLGVQVGIVVGGGNIFRGVSTQAGSMDRATADYMGMMATVMNALALKDAFESLGAKARVQSALSMQQIAETYARPKAIQYLEEGKIVIFAAGTGNPFFTTDTAAALRGAEMGCEIMMKATNVDGVYTADPKKDPSATRYKQVTFDEAIQKKLKVMDTTAFALCQERNLNIVVFSIHKKGALKNVILGEDEGTLVRN; from the coding sequence ATGAGTCAAACCAAATACAAACGCGTGTTGTTGAAATTATCAGGCGAATCGCTGATGGGTAACGACCCATTCGGCATCAACCGCGAAACCATTATGAAAATTGTGGGGCAGGTAAAAGAAATTGTGGATTTGGGCGTACAAGTTGGCATCGTTGTGGGCGGCGGCAATATTTTTCGTGGCGTATCTACACAAGCGGGCAGCATGGACAGAGCCACCGCCGATTACATGGGCATGATGGCAACTGTGATGAATGCTTTGGCATTGAAAGATGCGTTTGAAAGTTTGGGTGCAAAAGCGCGTGTGCAATCGGCATTGTCTATGCAGCAAATCGCTGAAACCTACGCTCGCCCGAAAGCGATTCAATATTTGGAAGAAGGCAAAATCGTGATTTTCGCAGCAGGTACGGGCAATCCATTTTTCACAACGGATACGGCTGCGGCATTGCGTGGCGCAGAAATGGGCTGCGAAATCATGATGAAAGCCACCAATGTGGACGGCGTGTACACCGCTGACCCGAAAAAAGACCCTTCCGCCACACGCTATAAACAAGTTACTTTTGACGAAGCGATTCAGAAAAAACTGAAAGTGATGGACACCACTGCGTTTGCCTTGTGCCAAGAACGTAATTTGAATATTGTCGTATTCAGTATTCACAAAAAAGGCGCATTGAAAAACGTGATTTTGGGCGAAGATGAAGGTACTTTGGTACGCAATTAA
- a CDS encoding TIGR00730 family Rossman fold protein, translated as MQEWLAADVALPKTHPAVSIYGSARIPSNHSDYQQAEQLARKLSDAGFAVISGGGPGIMEAANKGAFAGASQAVGLNIVLPHEQHPNPYQNLSLKFQHFTSRKTAFVQHSAAFIVFAGGFGTLDELFETLVLIQTGKLPMRPVILVGRTFWQGLLDWIEEQLVARNLIASGDMNLLQIIDDADEIVRVIQNSMKAA; from the coding sequence ATGCAAGAATGGCTCGCTGCTGATGTAGCTTTACCAAAAACACACCCAGCTGTCAGCATTTATGGCAGCGCACGCATTCCCAGCAACCATTCTGATTATCAACAAGCAGAACAACTGGCACGAAAATTGTCTGATGCAGGTTTTGCTGTTATTTCAGGCGGAGGGCCTGGCATTATGGAAGCCGCCAATAAGGGTGCATTTGCAGGCGCAAGCCAAGCGGTTGGTTTGAATATTGTTTTGCCACACGAGCAGCATCCCAATCCTTATCAAAATCTATCGCTTAAATTTCAACATTTTACTTCGAGAAAAACCGCATTTGTGCAACATTCCGCCGCATTTATCGTGTTTGCTGGTGGTTTTGGCACATTAGATGAATTATTTGAAACGCTGGTGTTGATTCAAACAGGAAAATTACCGATGCGCCCTGTGATTTTAGTTGGACGAACATTTTGGCAAGGTTTGCTAGATTGGATAGAAGAACAACTGGTGGCGCGTAATTTGATTGCCAGTGGCGATATGAATTTATTGCAAATTATTGATGATGCAGATGAAATTGTACGCGTGATACAAAATAGCATGAAGGCAGCCTGA
- a CDS encoding efflux transporter outer membrane subunit, with protein MKLTFHTFSGCLLLAFALSACQSTTVDTSSQINLPESFSQADANAQATNLAQWWQNWHDPVLNQLIERGLQTSPDIQIAQSRLDEARAQARLAQADLGAQVGLTGNIGATRGAVDNPLANTPLAAMPMTAPFTQNDVDIKGNSAFAGISASWEPDIFGGKRSDRDAATAAALSQQQQFYGAQVLLSGDIAEHYFHARALQAQQKSTAQSIAALERLVQYTQGRFRAGHVSAYEVNQAQSNLTAMRGQAATLHAQYAQHVRAIAVLIGDVPQSFRLPESSVNVLANPAAAPIADAPQDVINRRPDLRARAAAVQARAAQVASAKADLLPRFSINFLGQGGRIGISGDDALKGWASLLSVGIQVPLFTNGRIQANIDAADARLKTALLEYDKNLLQALADVDNAYHIQAALSRQNDWLTQAQRQTAKQASDAQRLFQYGNKTLDDALRARISDAQAQEQLVQSQLARAQALVGLYKALGGGWTE; from the coding sequence ATGAAATTAACATTCCACACTTTTTCAGGCTGCCTATTACTTGCATTTGCCCTATCCGCGTGCCAATCCACAACGGTGGATACATCCAGCCAAATCAATTTGCCCGAAAGTTTTTCGCAAGCCGATGCCAATGCACAAGCAACTAATCTCGCCCAATGGTGGCAAAACTGGCACGACCCTGTGTTAAATCAACTGATTGAACGTGGCTTGCAAACCAGTCCCGATATTCAAATCGCACAAAGTCGTTTGGACGAAGCACGCGCCCAAGCCCGATTAGCCCAAGCCGATTTGGGCGCACAAGTGGGCTTAACAGGTAATATTGGCGCAACACGCGGCGCGGTGGACAATCCGCTCGCCAATACGCCACTTGCCGCCATGCCAATGACCGCGCCATTCACGCAAAATGATGTGGATATTAAAGGCAACAGCGCATTTGCAGGCATCAGTGCATCGTGGGAACCCGATATTTTTGGTGGCAAACGCAGCGACCGTGATGCCGCAACCGCAGCCGCGTTAAGCCAGCAACAACAATTTTATGGTGCACAAGTTTTGCTGTCGGGCGATATTGCCGAGCATTATTTCCACGCACGCGCCTTGCAAGCGCAACAAAAATCTACCGCACAAAGCATTGCTGCGCTGGAACGATTGGTGCAATACACGCAAGGACGTTTTCGGGCGGGACACGTTAGCGCGTATGAAGTGAATCAAGCGCAAAGCAATTTAACGGCGATGCGCGGTCAAGCCGCAACTTTGCACGCGCAATATGCACAACACGTTCGTGCGATTGCGGTGTTAATTGGCGATGTGCCACAAAGTTTCAGGCTGCCTGAAAGCTCTGTGAATGTATTGGCAAATCCAGCCGCCGCGCCGATTGCCGATGCGCCACAAGATGTCATCAATCGCCGTCCTGATTTGCGTGCGCGAGCGGCGGCGGTACAAGCGCGAGCGGCACAAGTTGCCAGCGCAAAAGCGGATTTGTTGCCACGTTTTTCCATTAATTTTTTGGGACAGGGTGGACGAATTGGGATTAGTGGCGATGACGCGCTCAAAGGCTGGGCGAGTTTATTGAGCGTGGGCATACAGGTTCCCTTGTTTACCAACGGGCGCATTCAAGCCAATATTGATGCGGCAGATGCGCGATTGAAAACCGCATTGTTGGAATACGATAAAAATTTGCTGCAAGCGCTGGCAGATGTGGACAACGCGTACCATATTCAGGCTGCCTTATCGCGCCAAAATGATTGGCTGACCCAAGCGCAACGTCAAACAGCCAAACAAGCCAGCGATGCACAACGATTATTCCAATACGGCAACAAAACATTGGACGATGCTTTACGCGCTCGCATCAGCGATGCCCAAGCGCAGGAACAATTAGTACAATCGCAACTGGCACGCGCGCAAGCCTTGGTAGGATTGTATAAAGCATTGGGTGGCGGTTGGACGGAATGA
- a CDS encoding disulfide bond formation protein B, whose amino-acid sequence MTIIQKLLALPHYRLTVLATLIMGIGGTLVSLFSQYVLKMNPCVMCIQQRMALVFIALISLLCLCLPLRKLGGRTLAAILLSVPTLFGLYIAVKQTWLQSLPPLQQPDCGAPWTFRLRGAPLFDLYEPLIRGTGRCGEIHYLFGISLPVWSAITFSVITLVIWGMWWHTRKTV is encoded by the coding sequence ATGACTATCATCCAAAAATTACTCGCTTTGCCACATTATCGCTTAACCGTACTTGCCACGCTGATTATGGGGATTGGCGGCACGCTAGTTTCCCTGTTTTCGCAATATGTGCTGAAAATGAATCCATGCGTGATGTGTATTCAACAACGCATGGCGCTGGTGTTTATTGCGCTGATTTCGCTACTGTGTTTATGCTTGCCGTTGCGAAAATTGGGCGGGCGCACCCTTGCCGCGATTTTGTTGAGCGTGCCAACATTATTCGGTTTGTATATTGCCGTGAAACAAACATGGCTGCAAAGTTTGCCACCACTCCAACAACCCGATTGTGGCGCACCATGGACATTTCGTTTGCGTGGCGCACCCTTGTTTGATTTATACGAACCCTTGATTCGCGGCACAGGGCGTTGTGGCGAAATCCATTATTTATTTGGTATTTCCCTACCTGTGTGGAGTGCAATCACATTTAGCGTGATTACGCTGGTGATTTGGGGAATGTGGTGGCATACACGCAAAACAGTATAA
- a CDS encoding sulfite exporter TauE/SafE family protein produces MIMDTTLILLILTGFAAGLMDAAVGGGGLLQLPSLFTLLPNAALPAILGTNKFSSCIGTTVAASQYAWRTRRTLPWKMLSIAALLAFIASFLGAKLAANVPVHYMKPVMLVIMAAMFVYTFNKKDFGQHIRETTLSRKEHYLGLFTCTAIGFYDGIFGPGTGSLLAFAFVRIFAFDFLLATASAKIINVVTNLAALSFFVPNGHIMWHWAIPLALANFAGGFVGSYIAIRGGTKFLRVGFMCLLVILIGKFGWDTLKELGI; encoded by the coding sequence ATAATCATGGATACAACGCTGATTTTACTCATATTGACTGGTTTTGCTGCAGGATTGATGGATGCGGCAGTAGGCGGTGGTGGATTATTGCAACTACCGTCTTTGTTTACTCTGCTGCCCAATGCAGCTCTACCAGCCATTTTAGGTACCAATAAATTTTCCTCCTGTATTGGCACAACAGTAGCAGCCAGCCAATACGCATGGCGTACACGGCGCACTTTGCCATGGAAAATGTTGAGTATTGCCGCATTATTGGCATTTATTGCATCGTTTCTAGGCGCAAAACTGGCAGCAAATGTGCCTGTACATTATATGAAACCAGTTATGCTTGTGATTATGGCTGCCATGTTTGTCTATACATTCAACAAAAAAGACTTTGGTCAGCATATTCGAGAAACCACTTTGTCTCGCAAAGAACACTATCTTGGTTTGTTCACTTGCACCGCGATTGGCTTTTATGATGGTATTTTTGGGCCAGGAACAGGCAGTTTGCTTGCATTTGCGTTTGTACGGATTTTCGCCTTTGATTTTTTACTCGCAACCGCATCTGCTAAAATCATCAATGTTGTAACCAATCTCGCCGCATTGAGTTTTTTTGTACCCAACGGACACATTATGTGGCATTGGGCGATTCCACTTGCTCTTGCCAATTTCGCAGGTGGATTTGTCGGGTCATACATTGCCATACGCGGTGGCACGAAATTTTTGCGAGTTGGATTTATGTGCTTACTCGTGATATTAATTGGTAAATTTGGTTGGGATACCTTGAAAGAATTAGGGATTTAA
- a CDS encoding vWA domain-containing protein — protein sequence MRHTQKRIGLAVIAAMLAACGQVSAPSISANERTVSAAPMPTESYAEVVYEAKMVAQPQVMLTRPVMLNMQPENTEKYGQIDPNPVHAVAQSPISTFSVDVDTGSYANVRRFLNKDNRLPPTNAVRIEELINYFDYDDAQPRDNKPFAVHTEVADSPWKTDAKLIRIGIKAQDIATKQLPPANLVFLVDVSGSMNSEDKLPLVKQTLHLLTERLRPQDKVTLITYASGEKLLLSATSDKEKIIAAVDSLQANGATHGEQAIQMAYREAQKHFIKNGINRILLATDGDFNVGITDFNALKDLAAEKRKSGVSLTTLGYGTGNYNEHLMEQLADTGDGNYSYIDNIKEAQKVLQRQLSSTLATVAQDVKIQVEFNPATVQEYRLVGYENRMLKQEDFNNDKVDAGDIGAGHSVTAIYEIVPTGKQGWLDKSRYQDAPKVSGSLKEYGFVKLRYKKPNTPNSLLIEQPIAVGSKPLARASNNMQWAVAVASYGQQLQGGKYNGNMTWADMLKLAQNNAKPDPYGLREEFISLLQKAQSLSSQAK from the coding sequence ATGCGTCATACACAAAAACGGATTGGTTTAGCGGTTATTGCTGCGATGTTGGCGGCGTGTGGGCAAGTATCTGCACCATCTATTTCTGCAAACGAAAGAACAGTATCTGCTGCCCCTATGCCAACAGAATCTTACGCAGAAGTCGTATACGAAGCAAAAATGGTTGCACAACCACAAGTTATGCTTACACGACCTGTTATGCTCAATATGCAGCCTGAAAATACAGAAAAATATGGTCAAATTGACCCCAATCCTGTTCACGCAGTCGCACAATCGCCCATTTCCACATTCAGCGTAGATGTGGACACAGGCAGCTACGCCAATGTGCGCCGTTTCTTAAACAAAGACAATCGTTTGCCGCCTACTAATGCGGTACGCATAGAAGAATTGATTAATTATTTTGACTACGATGATGCACAACCACGCGATAACAAACCCTTTGCCGTGCATACCGAAGTGGCTGATTCGCCATGGAAAACCGATGCCAAACTGATTCGCATCGGCATCAAAGCACAAGACATCGCCACCAAACAACTACCACCAGCCAATCTCGTTTTCTTGGTAGACGTTTCAGGCAGCATGAATAGTGAAGACAAATTACCACTCGTCAAACAAACCCTGCATTTATTAACCGAGCGATTGCGTCCACAAGATAAAGTTACTTTAATTACTTATGCAAGTGGCGAAAAATTACTGTTATCTGCTACATCTGATAAAGAAAAAATCATTGCAGCGGTAGATAGTTTGCAAGCCAATGGTGCGACACACGGCGAACAAGCCATTCAAATGGCGTATCGTGAAGCACAAAAACACTTTATCAAAAACGGCATCAACCGCATTTTGCTGGCGACCGATGGCGATTTTAACGTTGGCATCACCGATTTTAACGCGCTAAAAGATTTGGCTGCCGAAAAACGCAAATCGGGCGTATCGCTGACGACATTGGGTTACGGCACAGGCAATTACAATGAGCATTTGATGGAACAACTGGCAGACACGGGCGATGGCAATTACAGCTACATTGACAATATCAAAGAAGCACAAAAAGTATTGCAACGCCAATTATCGTCCACGCTGGCAACGGTCGCGCAAGATGTGAAAATCCAAGTGGAATTCAATCCTGCCACCGTGCAAGAATACCGTTTGGTCGGCTATGAAAATCGTATGTTGAAACAAGAAGATTTCAATAACGACAAAGTGGACGCGGGCGATATTGGCGCAGGACACAGCGTAACCGCCATTTATGAAATTGTGCCAACGGGTAAACAAGGTTGGTTGGATAAATCGCGTTATCAAGATGCGCCCAAAGTTTCAGGTAGCCTGAAAGAATACGGTTTTGTGAAATTGCGTTACAAAAAACCGAATACGCCCAATAGTTTATTGATTGAACAGCCGATTGCGGTGGGCAGCAAACCTTTGGCACGCGCCAGCAATAATATGCAATGGGCGGTGGCGGTGGCTTCCTACGGTCAGCAACTGCAAGGCGGCAAATACAATGGCAATATGACGTGGGCAGATATGCTGAAATTGGCGCAAAACAACGCCAAACCTGACCCATACGGTCTGCGCGAAGAATTTATCTCTCTGCTGCAAAAAGCACAAAGTTTGAGTAGCCAAGCGAAATAA
- the ispC gene encoding 1-deoxy-D-xylulose-5-phosphate reductoisomerase — translation MQILTILGSTGSIGVSTLDVISRHPDKFSVFALAGHSQVDKLAEQCHQFQPRYAVVADEQRAQALRSLLGSLKTEILFGEQALIDVATASEVTGVMCAIVGAAGLPSALAAAQSGKTIYLANKETLVVSGSLFMETARQHGAKVLPIDSEHNAIFQVLPQNYSGSLKKHGIHSIILTASGGSFLHTDLADLPNITPTQAIKHPNWSMGQKISVDSSTMMNKGLELIEAHWLFNCPPEQLEVVIHPQSIIHSMVRYADGSVLAQMGNPDMRTPIAYCLGLPERIDSGVGALDFSKIAALTFQEPDFARYPCLKLAYDAMYAGGSAPCVLNAANEVAVAAFLRGQIRFTDIARVVEHSLAKHVSGSLNSIDDLLALDKQIRAEAEQFAGSLKSL, via the coding sequence ATGCAAATTTTAACCATACTCGGCAGCACAGGCAGCATTGGCGTTTCCACTTTGGACGTGATTTCACGCCACCCCGACAAATTTTCGGTTTTCGCATTGGCAGGACATTCACAAGTGGACAAATTGGCAGAGCAATGCCATCAGTTTCAGCCACGCTATGCGGTGGTTGCTGATGAACAACGCGCCCAAGCATTGCGCTCATTATTAGGCAGCCTGAAAACCGAAATTTTGTTTGGCGAACAAGCCTTAATTGACGTGGCGACTGCCAGCGAAGTAACAGGCGTTATGTGTGCGATTGTGGGTGCGGCAGGTTTACCATCGGCGTTGGCGGCGGCACAATCGGGCAAAACAATTTATTTGGCAAACAAGGAAACACTGGTGGTTTCAGGCAGCTTGTTTATGGAAACGGCGCGACAACACGGCGCAAAAGTGTTGCCCATTGACAGCGAACACAATGCGATTTTCCAAGTGTTGCCCCAAAATTATTCAGGCAGCCTGAAAAAACATGGCATTCATTCCATTATTTTGACAGCGAGTGGTGGCTCGTTTTTGCATACAGATTTGGCGGATTTGCCCAATATCACGCCCACACAAGCCATTAAACACCCAAATTGGTCTATGGGACAGAAAATTTCCGTAGATTCATCTACCATGATGAACAAAGGCTTGGAATTGATTGAAGCGCATTGGTTATTTAACTGCCCACCTGAACAATTGGAAGTGGTGATTCATCCGCAATCCATTATTCACAGTATGGTGCGTTACGCGGATGGCAGCGTGTTGGCTCAAATGGGTAATCCTGATATGCGTACACCGATTGCCTATTGTTTGGGGCTGCCTGAACGGATAGATTCGGGCGTGGGCGCATTGGATTTCAGCAAAATTGCTGCGTTGACGTTTCAAGAACCTGATTTTGCGCGTTATCCTTGTTTGAAATTGGCGTATGACGCAATGTATGCGGGTGGTTCTGCGCCATGCGTGTTGAATGCGGCAAATGAAGTAGCGGTGGCGGCGTTTTTGCGTGGGCAAATTCGGTTTACGGATATTGCTCGGGTGGTGGAACACAGTTTGGCGAAACACGTTTCAGGCAGCCTGAACAGTATTGATGATTTATTGGCTTTGGATAAACAAATTCGGGCGGAAGCAGAACAGTTTGCAGGCAGCCTGAAATCTTTATAA